A region of Leifsonia xyli DNA encodes the following proteins:
- a CDS encoding sugar ABC transporter substrate-binding protein, whose translation MRYPKRIAAIAALAVSATVALAGCSSSSSGSGDTAAACAPAKGKVTLDFTTWVPGMADVVKLWNDKNPDIQVKVQEGPNGNNGTYKNFFNEVKAGNAPDLGQVEYDALPNFRVQNALADLSACSAVVKAKSDFVDWTWNQVSLGSDKSVYGIPQDSGPMALFYRKDLFEKNGIAVPKTWDEYKEAAKKIRALGGYITNFSQTDINQFAGFVWQAGGQWFANDGKDWTVDLTSSESTKVADYWNGLIKDGLVSTVPAWTDEWNNAYNSGQAWTWNSAVWGANSISSGAPDTAGDWAVAPSPQWSAGDDAAGNWGGSSVVSFTGSKHLYEATKFALWLNTSDEALTALNKAANLYPATKKGLKLPALQQGVDFYGGQKIYDVFAQASSQVKPDFTWGPTMTQTYADVSDGFKGAVSGSGTLTDALKSAQESTIKALKAQSIPVKG comes from the coding sequence ATGCGATACCCGAAGAGAATCGCCGCCATCGCCGCCCTCGCGGTGAGCGCGACGGTCGCCCTGGCCGGCTGCTCCTCGTCGTCGTCGGGTTCCGGCGACACCGCGGCCGCCTGCGCCCCCGCCAAGGGCAAGGTCACGCTCGACTTCACCACCTGGGTGCCCGGCATGGCCGACGTCGTGAAGCTCTGGAACGACAAGAACCCCGACATCCAGGTCAAGGTGCAGGAGGGCCCGAACGGCAACAACGGCACCTACAAGAACTTCTTCAACGAGGTCAAGGCGGGCAACGCCCCCGACCTCGGTCAGGTCGAGTACGACGCCCTCCCGAACTTCCGGGTGCAGAACGCCCTCGCGGACCTCAGCGCGTGTTCCGCGGTCGTCAAGGCGAAGAGCGACTTCGTCGACTGGACCTGGAACCAGGTCTCGCTCGGCTCCGACAAGAGCGTCTACGGCATCCCGCAGGACTCCGGCCCCATGGCGCTGTTCTACCGCAAGGACCTCTTCGAGAAGAACGGCATCGCCGTCCCGAAGACCTGGGACGAGTACAAGGAGGCCGCGAAGAAGATCCGCGCGCTCGGCGGCTACATCACCAACTTCTCGCAGACCGACATCAACCAGTTCGCCGGCTTCGTCTGGCAGGCCGGCGGCCAGTGGTTCGCCAACGACGGCAAGGACTGGACGGTGGACCTGACCAGCAGCGAGTCCACCAAGGTCGCCGACTACTGGAACGGCCTGATCAAGGACGGCCTCGTATCCACCGTCCCGGCGTGGACCGACGAGTGGAACAACGCCTACAACTCGGGCCAGGCCTGGACCTGGAACTCGGCCGTCTGGGGAGCCAACTCCATCTCGTCCGGCGCTCCGGACACCGCCGGCGACTGGGCCGTCGCGCCGTCGCCGCAGTGGTCGGCGGGCGACGACGCGGCCGGCAACTGGGGCGGCAGCTCGGTGGTCTCGTTCACCGGCTCGAAGCACCTCTATGAGGCGACCAAGTTCGCACTCTGGCTGAACACCTCCGACGAGGCGCTCACCGCCCTGAACAAGGCGGCCAACCTGTACCCGGCGACCAAGAAGGGGCTGAAGCTCCCCGCGCTGCAGCAGGGCGTCGACTTCTACGGCGGCCAGAAGATCTACGACGTCTTCGCTCAGGCCTCGTCGCAGGTCAAGCCTGACTTCACCTGGGGCCCGACCATGACCCAGACGTACGCCGACGTCTCCGACGGGTTCAAGGGTGCAGTCAGCGGCAGCGGCACGCTCACCGACGCGCTGAAGTCGGCTCAGGAGTCGACGATCAAGGCGCTGAAGGCGCAGTCGATCCCCGTGAAGGGCTGA
- a CDS encoding alpha-galactosidase, with amino-acid sequence MQCIHLTAGGVSVLLDVADDRLPAVAYWGAALGELDAAAARDVVTAGARPVVANTPDVATRLSLLPEQHTGWLGRPGLSGNRDDGGAWSPWFRVVSVDTGTATVRDALATLPGGTVRIVARDDEAALEVAFEIELTPQGVLRIAATLTNHGATYRLDDLSLALPVPARARELLDFAGRWGKERTPQRSALTVGAHVREGRRGHTGADAATLLTVGEPGFGFARGEVWGLHVGFSGDHRHYAERLSGGEQVVGGGELLLPGEIVLGTGESYRTPWVYGVYGDGLDDQAGRLHRWLRSRPQHPRRPRPVTLNVWEAVYFDHDLAKLTALADRAAALGVERYVLDDGWFRHRRNDRAGLGDWYVDETVWPDGLAPLIDHVRALGMEFGLWFEPEMVNVDSDLARAHPEWIMQTGGRLPVEARHQQVLNLGIPEAYDHIRDRMVDILSHNDIAYIKWDHNRDLVDAGSWPSGRPGVHAQTLAAYRLMDELKGRFPALEIESCSSGGARVDLGVIERTDRVWVSDCIDPLERQGMMRWTQQLLPPELLGAHIASGRSHTTHRVHSLAFRAASALFGHLGIEWDLTQASDAELEQLREWIAFHTENRELLHAGELVRMDEVDPSLQISGVVAPDRRRALFALAYVARSDVAPIGLITLRGLDAERRYRVRLLPLGAPRGEGETPAWAADPDGVVLTGAALTRAGVMSPVSYPDTVWLVEATAVD; translated from the coding sequence ATGCAGTGCATCCACCTGACGGCCGGCGGCGTGAGCGTACTGCTCGACGTGGCCGACGACCGGCTGCCCGCCGTCGCCTACTGGGGCGCGGCGCTCGGAGAGCTGGATGCGGCGGCCGCGCGGGATGTCGTCACCGCGGGCGCACGCCCGGTCGTGGCGAACACCCCCGACGTCGCGACTCGGCTCTCGCTGCTCCCGGAGCAGCACACCGGCTGGCTCGGCCGTCCCGGTCTCAGCGGCAACCGCGACGACGGCGGCGCCTGGTCGCCGTGGTTCCGGGTGGTGTCGGTCGACACCGGCACGGCCACGGTGCGCGACGCGCTGGCCACCCTTCCCGGCGGAACGGTGCGGATCGTCGCCCGCGACGACGAGGCCGCCCTCGAGGTCGCCTTCGAGATCGAGCTGACGCCGCAGGGCGTCCTCCGCATCGCAGCGACCCTCACCAACCACGGCGCGACCTACCGGCTCGACGACCTCTCGCTCGCCCTGCCCGTCCCCGCCCGCGCCCGCGAGCTGCTCGACTTCGCCGGCCGCTGGGGCAAGGAGCGCACCCCGCAGCGCTCGGCGCTGACGGTCGGCGCCCACGTCCGGGAGGGCCGGCGCGGCCACACCGGCGCCGACGCCGCCACCCTGCTCACCGTCGGCGAGCCCGGGTTCGGCTTCGCGCGCGGCGAGGTGTGGGGCCTCCACGTCGGCTTCAGCGGCGACCACCGCCACTACGCCGAGCGACTCTCCGGCGGCGAACAGGTCGTCGGCGGCGGCGAGCTGCTGCTCCCCGGCGAGATCGTGCTCGGCACCGGAGAGAGCTATCGGACGCCGTGGGTCTACGGCGTCTACGGCGACGGTCTCGACGACCAGGCCGGTCGGCTGCACCGCTGGCTGCGGTCGCGTCCACAGCATCCCCGCCGCCCGCGTCCGGTCACGCTCAACGTCTGGGAGGCGGTCTACTTCGACCACGACCTGGCGAAGCTCACCGCGCTCGCCGACCGCGCCGCCGCGCTCGGCGTCGAACGGTACGTGCTCGACGACGGCTGGTTCCGGCACCGCCGCAACGATCGCGCCGGACTCGGCGACTGGTACGTCGACGAGACGGTCTGGCCCGACGGACTCGCGCCACTGATCGACCACGTGCGCGCGCTCGGCATGGAGTTCGGCCTCTGGTTCGAGCCCGAGATGGTCAACGTGGACTCCGACCTGGCCCGCGCACATCCCGAGTGGATCATGCAGACCGGCGGCCGTCTCCCGGTGGAGGCGCGGCATCAGCAGGTGCTGAACCTGGGCATCCCCGAGGCGTACGACCATATCCGCGACCGGATGGTCGACATCCTGTCGCACAACGACATCGCCTACATCAAGTGGGACCACAACCGCGACCTGGTGGACGCCGGCAGCTGGCCCTCCGGCCGCCCGGGCGTGCACGCGCAGACCCTCGCCGCGTACCGGCTGATGGACGAGCTGAAGGGGCGCTTCCCGGCGCTCGAGATCGAGTCGTGCAGCTCCGGCGGCGCCCGCGTCGACCTCGGGGTGATCGAACGCACCGACCGGGTGTGGGTGTCCGACTGCATCGACCCGCTGGAGCGTCAGGGCATGATGCGCTGGACGCAGCAGCTGCTCCCGCCGGAGCTGCTCGGCGCACACATCGCCTCCGGTCGCTCGCACACCACCCACCGCGTCCACTCGCTCGCGTTCCGTGCGGCGAGCGCGCTGTTCGGCCACCTCGGGATCGAGTGGGACCTGACGCAGGCGTCCGACGCCGAGCTGGAGCAGCTGCGCGAGTGGATCGCGTTCCACACCGAGAACCGCGAGCTGCTGCACGCTGGTGAGCTGGTGCGGATGGACGAGGTCGACCCGTCGCTGCAGATCAGCGGGGTGGTCGCGCCGGACCGCCGCCGGGCGCTGTTCGCACTGGCATACGTGGCGCGCTCCGACGTTGCTCCGATCGGCCTCATCACCCTGCGCGGGCTGGACGCCGAGCGCCGCTACCGCGTCCGCCTCCTGCCGCTGGGCGCGCCCCGCGGCGAGGGAGAGACACCCGCCTGGGCGGCCGATCCGGACGGCGTCGTGCTGACCGGTGCCGCGCTCACGCGGGCCGGCGTGATGTCGCCGGTGTCGTATCCCGACACCGTGTGGCTGGTGGAGGCGACCGCGGTCGACTGA
- a CDS encoding ABC transporter permease, translating into MSRAVAMTVMVVFTLYTLIPLWWLVVASSKSRGQLLTTNGLWFADFNLFKNIGDMLAYGDGIFGRWMLNSILYAGVGGFLATLLAGMCGYALAKYRFRGRETLFNVVLGGVLVPATALALPLFLLFSKVQLTDTIWAVLLPSIVSPFGVYLSRIFAAASVPDELMEAARLDGSGELRTFFTIAVRLMTPALVTVFLFQFVAIWNNFFLPLIMLRSTELFPVTFGLYTWNTQINQVPELRTFVLSGAFLSIIPLVVTFLLLQRYWRNGLGSGSLK; encoded by the coding sequence GTGTCCCGTGCCGTGGCGATGACCGTCATGGTCGTCTTCACGCTCTACACGCTCATCCCGCTGTGGTGGCTGGTCGTCGCGTCCTCCAAGTCGCGCGGGCAGCTGCTGACGACCAACGGCCTGTGGTTCGCCGACTTCAACCTGTTCAAGAACATCGGCGACATGCTGGCCTACGGCGACGGCATCTTCGGCCGGTGGATGCTCAACAGCATCCTGTACGCCGGCGTCGGCGGATTCCTGGCGACCCTGCTCGCCGGGATGTGCGGCTACGCCCTCGCGAAGTACCGCTTCCGTGGCCGCGAGACGCTGTTCAACGTCGTCCTCGGCGGCGTGCTGGTGCCGGCGACCGCCCTGGCCCTCCCGCTGTTCCTGCTGTTCAGCAAGGTGCAGCTCACCGACACGATCTGGGCCGTGCTGCTCCCCTCGATCGTCAGCCCGTTCGGCGTCTACCTGAGCCGCATCTTCGCGGCGGCGAGCGTGCCGGACGAGCTCATGGAGGCTGCGCGGCTCGACGGATCGGGCGAGCTGCGGACCTTCTTCACCATCGCGGTGCGGCTCATGACGCCGGCGCTCGTGACGGTGTTCCTGTTCCAGTTCGTCGCGATCTGGAACAACTTCTTCCTGCCCCTGATCATGCTGCGATCCACCGAGCTGTTCCCGGTCACCTTCGGCCTCTACACGTGGAACACGCAGATCAACCAGGTCCCGGAGCTGCGCACCTTCGTGCTCTCCGGCGCCTTCCTGTCCATCATCCCCCTCGTCGTCACGTTCCTGCTGCTCCAGCGCTACTGGCGGAACGGCCTCGGCTCCGGCTCGCTCAAGTAG
- a CDS encoding LacI family transcriptional regulator — protein sequence MTEPRRRATVMDVALEAGVSRGTVSRYVNGAHYVSSEARQAIEAAIRKVGYTPNTAARSLVRQRTQAVGFIVHEPHSVFLEDPNIGVIMLGANAALSDHDYQMVCLIVDSDRDTDRVSRYLSGGFVDGAIVVSARDRDPILSVIERLGLPAAFVGHPPGITAPFIGIDNRGASAAITRRLMQTGRRRIGMIAAALDRDSGADRLAGFREALGIAYDPELVVPVPLYSFNDGADGMRTLLERAPDIDGVVAASDAVAAGAIQTLHEAGRHIPRDVGLVGFDDSSWATRTTPLLSTVHQPAEGLGRSAADAVLEQIRTGDTSAGGLVLDTPIVWRDSA from the coding sequence ATGACCGAACCCCGCCGCCGCGCCACCGTGATGGACGTGGCGCTCGAGGCGGGCGTCTCCCGCGGGACCGTATCGCGCTACGTCAACGGCGCCCACTACGTCTCGAGCGAGGCGCGGCAGGCGATCGAGGCGGCGATCCGCAAGGTCGGCTACACCCCGAACACGGCGGCCCGGAGCCTGGTGCGGCAGCGCACGCAGGCGGTCGGCTTCATCGTCCACGAGCCGCACTCGGTGTTCCTGGAGGACCCGAACATCGGCGTCATCATGCTCGGCGCGAACGCCGCGCTGTCGGACCACGACTACCAGATGGTGTGCCTGATCGTGGACTCCGACCGCGACACCGACCGGGTCTCGCGCTACCTCAGCGGCGGTTTCGTCGACGGCGCCATCGTGGTGTCCGCGCGCGACCGCGACCCGATCCTCTCGGTCATCGAGCGCCTGGGCCTGCCCGCCGCGTTCGTCGGACACCCGCCGGGCATCACCGCGCCCTTCATCGGCATCGACAACCGGGGAGCCTCCGCCGCGATCACCCGGCGCCTGATGCAGACCGGCCGCCGCCGGATCGGCATGATCGCGGCCGCCCTCGACCGCGACTCCGGGGCCGACCGCCTGGCCGGGTTCCGTGAGGCGCTCGGGATCGCCTACGACCCCGAGCTCGTCGTGCCCGTGCCCCTGTACTCGTTCAACGACGGTGCCGACGGGATGCGCACCCTGCTCGAGCGCGCTCCCGACATCGACGGGGTGGTCGCCGCCTCCGACGCCGTGGCCGCGGGCGCCATACAGACGCTGCACGAGGCCGGCCGTCACATCCCGCGCGACGTCGGGCTGGTCGGCTTCGACGACAGCTCGTGGGCGACACGCACCACGCCGCTCCTGTCGACGGTCCACCAGCCGGCCGAAGGACTGGGCCGCTCGGCCGCGGACGCGGTGCTCGAGCAGATCCGCACGGGCGACACCAGCGCCGGCGGCCTCGTGCTCGACACGCCCATCGTGTGGCGCGATTCCGCCTGA
- a CDS encoding ABC transporter permease: MTVTSATARAEAPARPPRRRIRTPHKRAIIALVAPFLVLFALFYALPVAYAVWESLLVVQRDGTFGPATEVFGGLQQYALVFQDQAFWGSVGRVLLFGVVQVPVMLGLALVFALLLDSPLVKGKRFFRLAYFVPYAVPGVIAAIMWGFLFSPNLSPFAALTKAVPFLGADLVLWSIANVVTWVYVGYNMLIIYSALLAVPQEIYEAARLDGAGQFRMAWSIKIPIVRPAILMTAVFSIIGTLQLLAEPQVFASFSSAVTSTYTPNMTIYATSSLPNYNLAAAFSVVLALATFILSFTFLKVTQRKGQDA; this comes from the coding sequence ATGACCGTGACGTCCGCCACCGCGCGGGCCGAGGCGCCCGCGCGCCCGCCCCGCCGCCGCATCCGGACTCCGCACAAGCGCGCGATCATCGCGCTGGTCGCGCCGTTCCTGGTGCTGTTCGCCCTGTTCTACGCGCTGCCCGTGGCCTACGCGGTGTGGGAGTCGCTCCTCGTCGTCCAGCGCGACGGCACCTTCGGCCCCGCCACCGAGGTCTTCGGCGGTCTGCAGCAGTACGCGCTGGTGTTCCAGGACCAGGCCTTCTGGGGATCCGTCGGCCGCGTCCTCCTGTTCGGCGTCGTACAGGTGCCGGTCATGCTCGGGCTCGCGCTCGTGTTCGCCCTGCTGCTCGACTCCCCGCTCGTGAAGGGCAAGCGGTTCTTCCGTCTCGCCTACTTCGTCCCCTACGCGGTGCCCGGCGTCATCGCGGCGATCATGTGGGGCTTCCTGTTCTCGCCGAACCTGTCGCCGTTCGCGGCGCTGACCAAGGCGGTCCCGTTCCTGGGCGCCGACCTCGTGCTGTGGTCGATCGCCAACGTCGTGACCTGGGTCTACGTCGGCTACAACATGCTCATCATCTACTCGGCGCTGCTCGCGGTGCCGCAGGAGATCTACGAGGCGGCGCGGCTCGACGGCGCCGGACAGTTCCGGATGGCGTGGTCGATCAAGATCCCGATCGTGCGGCCCGCGATCCTCATGACCGCCGTGTTCTCGATCATCGGAACGCTGCAGCTGCTCGCCGAACCGCAGGTGTTCGCGTCCTTCAGCTCCGCGGTGACGAGCACCTACACGCCGAACATGACGATCTACGCGACCAGCTCGCTCCCGAACTACAACCTCGCCGCCGCGTTCAGCGTCGTGCTGGCGCTGGCCACCTTCATCCTCTCGTTCACCTTCCTGAAGGTGACGCAGCGAAAGGGGCAGGACGCATGA
- a CDS encoding RNA polymerase subunit sigma-24, producing the protein MDDTERSLIAGLQSGEVDAIERLYQRWGRLVYTLALRSLGDIADAEDVTQQVFVAAWQSRASFDPSRAKLSTWLMAITRHKIVDAYEARAKRQRELQALMESVYLQSLTWTDEIADSVEMSQELEQLDPVPQRIMRMAFYDRLTHTQIAAQLDLPLGTVKSHIRRSLLRLRARLEDGDDA; encoded by the coding sequence GTGGATGACACCGAGCGTTCACTGATCGCGGGGCTGCAGTCCGGCGAGGTGGACGCGATCGAGCGGCTGTACCAGCGCTGGGGCAGGCTGGTCTACACGCTCGCGCTGCGTTCGCTCGGCGACATCGCCGATGCGGAGGACGTGACGCAGCAGGTGTTCGTCGCCGCGTGGCAGAGCCGGGCCTCCTTCGATCCGTCCCGCGCGAAGCTCAGCACCTGGCTGATGGCGATCACGCGGCACAAGATCGTGGACGCGTACGAGGCCCGGGCGAAGCGGCAGCGCGAGCTGCAGGCGCTCATGGAGAGCGTCTACCTGCAGTCGCTGACCTGGACCGACGAGATCGCGGACAGCGTCGAGATGAGCCAGGAGCTCGAGCAACTCGACCCCGTTCCGCAACGGATCATGCGGATGGCGTTCTACGATCGGCTGACGCACACGCAGATCGCGGCGCAGCTCGACCTGCCGCTGGGCACCGTCAAGAGTCACATCCGGCGCAGCCTGCTGCGGCTGCGAGCGCGATTGGAGGACGGCGATGACGCATAG
- a CDS encoding beta-galactosidase has translation MILGCDYNPEQWDRAVWHEDIALMRELGVGLVAINIFGWAQVNPAKGVWDFSALDEIIGLLHDAGIRVNLGTATSSTPAWLTTLHPELLPVAIDGTRRFPGGRQAFCPSSPVYRRYALALVERIAERYGDHPAVALWHVSNEIGCHNALCYCDESAAAFRGWLRDRYETVERLNEAWGTAFWSQRYGAWDEILPPLATLSTRNPAQVVDFHRFSSDTLLDHFRAEAEVIRRHSDRPVTTNLMNAAHIQNMDYWSWTGDLDLIANDHYLDDRLEDPTTELAFAADLTRGLAQGRPWMLMETSTGAVNWQPVNLAKAPGQLLRNALTHVARGADAICFFQWRASVRGSEKFHSALLPHAGTDSATWREAQELSRALGALSEVTGTTVRAEVAIVFSWQSWWAANGDNLPSQNVRYLEQVHAVYRALRAAGVTVDVVAPGSDLTGYRLVAVPALYSLTESQAAGLHRYVEEGGHAVVTFFSGLVDEEQAVVTGGYPGLLRDLLGVRVDEFTPLVPGDSVRLASGRAGAVWSERGRATTAAVVDTFAEGPAAGSPAITRNAYGDGTAWYVATELDQLDLDDLVREALDGAGVAPLAAGAAELDVTRRVGGDGTSFLFAINHGDHDVELASTGVDLLSGERLETSVVVPAGGVRIIREDAAPVLVPAGDAGISREEAS, from the coding sequence ATGATCCTCGGGTGCGACTACAACCCCGAGCAGTGGGATCGCGCCGTCTGGCACGAGGACATCGCACTGATGCGCGAGCTCGGGGTCGGGCTCGTCGCCATCAACATCTTCGGCTGGGCGCAGGTCAACCCCGCCAAGGGCGTGTGGGACTTCTCGGCGCTGGACGAGATCATCGGACTCCTCCACGATGCTGGTATCCGGGTGAACCTCGGCACCGCCACGTCGTCGACGCCGGCGTGGCTCACGACGCTGCACCCCGAACTCCTCCCCGTCGCGATCGACGGCACCCGCCGCTTCCCCGGCGGCCGTCAGGCGTTCTGTCCGAGCTCGCCGGTCTACCGTCGCTACGCTCTCGCACTGGTTGAGCGCATCGCCGAGCGCTACGGCGACCACCCCGCCGTGGCCCTCTGGCACGTCTCGAACGAGATCGGCTGCCACAACGCCCTCTGCTACTGCGACGAGAGCGCGGCGGCGTTCCGCGGCTGGCTCCGCGACCGCTACGAGACGGTCGAGCGGCTCAACGAGGCCTGGGGCACCGCGTTCTGGAGCCAGCGCTACGGAGCGTGGGACGAGATCCTTCCGCCGCTCGCCACGCTGTCCACCCGCAACCCGGCCCAGGTCGTCGACTTCCACCGGTTCTCGTCCGACACTCTGCTCGATCACTTCCGCGCCGAGGCGGAGGTCATCCGCCGCCACAGCGACCGCCCGGTGACGACCAACCTCATGAACGCCGCCCACATCCAGAACATGGACTACTGGAGCTGGACCGGCGACCTCGACCTCATCGCGAACGACCACTACCTCGACGACCGCCTGGAGGACCCGACCACCGAGCTGGCCTTCGCCGCCGACCTCACCCGCGGCCTCGCGCAGGGCCGTCCGTGGATGCTCATGGAGACGTCCACCGGAGCCGTCAACTGGCAGCCCGTGAACCTGGCCAAGGCTCCCGGCCAGCTGCTCCGGAACGCGCTCACGCACGTGGCGCGCGGCGCCGACGCGATCTGCTTCTTCCAGTGGCGCGCCTCGGTGCGCGGCTCCGAGAAGTTCCACTCGGCCCTGTTGCCGCACGCCGGCACCGACTCGGCGACCTGGCGCGAGGCGCAGGAGCTCTCCCGTGCGCTCGGCGCCCTCTCCGAGGTGACCGGCACCACCGTGCGGGCGGAGGTCGCGATCGTGTTCTCCTGGCAGTCGTGGTGGGCCGCGAACGGCGACAACCTGCCCAGCCAGAACGTCCGTTACCTCGAGCAGGTGCACGCGGTCTACCGCGCCCTGCGCGCGGCGGGCGTGACCGTCGACGTCGTCGCCCCGGGCTCCGACCTGACCGGCTACCGGCTGGTGGCCGTCCCAGCGCTGTACTCGCTCACCGAGAGCCAGGCGGCCGGCCTGCACCGCTACGTCGAAGAGGGCGGCCACGCCGTCGTCACGTTCTTCAGCGGCCTCGTCGATGAGGAGCAGGCGGTCGTCACCGGAGGCTACCCCGGGCTCCTGCGCGACCTGCTCGGCGTCCGGGTGGACGAGTTCACCCCGCTCGTGCCGGGCGACAGCGTGCGCCTCGCGTCGGGACGCGCCGGCGCGGTCTGGAGCGAGCGCGGCCGCGCGACAACGGCCGCCGTCGTCGACACCTTCGCCGAGGGCCCCGCCGCCGGCAGTCCCGCGATCACCCGCAACGCGTACGGCGACGGCACGGCCTGGTACGTCGCGACCGAGCTCGACCAGCTCGACCTCGACGACCTGGTCCGCGAAGCCCTCGACGGCGCCGGCGTCGCCCCCCTCGCCGCCGGCGCCGCCGAGCTGGACGTCACCCGCCGCGTCGGAGGCGACGGCACCTCGTTCCTGTTCGCCATCAACCACGGCGACCACGACGTGGAGCTGGCCTCGACCGGCGTCGACCTGCTCTCCGGCGAGCGCCTGGAGACCTCCGTCGTCGTCCCCGCGGGCGGCGTCCGCATCATCCGCGAGGACGCCGCGCCCGTCCTCGTCCCCGCCGGCGATGCCGGGATCAGCAGAGAGGAGGCGTCATGA